One genomic window of Streptococcus mitis includes the following:
- a CDS encoding DUF368 domain-containing protein, with protein MLSWLARVIKGIVIALGFILPGISGGVLAAILGIYERMIGFLAHPFKDFKENVLYFIPVAIGMLLGIGLFSYPIEYLLENYQVFVLWSFAGAIIGTVPSLLKESTRESDRDKIDLAWFWITFIISGLGLYALNFVVGTLSASFLNFVLAGALLALGVLVPGLSPSNLLLILGLYAPMLTGFKTFDLLGTFFPIGIGAGATLVIFSKLMDYALNNYHSRVYHFIIGIVLSSTLLILIPNAGNAESIQYTGISLVGYVIIAFFFALGIWLGIWMSQLEDKYK; from the coding sequence ATGCTCTCATGGTTAGCACGTGTTATTAAAGGGATTGTCATTGCTCTTGGATTTATCTTACCGGGAATTTCCGGAGGGGTTCTAGCAGCAATCTTAGGAATTTATGAACGAATGATTGGTTTTCTGGCTCATCCCTTTAAAGACTTTAAAGAAAATGTTTTGTACTTTATTCCAGTTGCCATCGGTATGCTTCTGGGAATCGGCTTATTTTCCTACCCGATTGAATACCTGCTTGAAAATTATCAGGTCTTTGTCTTATGGAGCTTTGCGGGTGCCATCATTGGTACAGTTCCTAGCCTTCTCAAAGAATCAACTCGAGAATCTGACCGAGACAAGATTGATTTGGCTTGGTTCTGGATAACCTTTATCATTTCTGGATTAGGACTCTATGCCTTAAATTTTGTCGTTGGAACCTTAAGTGCCAGCTTTCTTAATTTCGTCCTAGCTGGTGCACTGCTAGCTCTTGGCGTATTAGTTCCTGGCCTCAGTCCATCAAATCTACTTTTGATTTTGGGTCTCTATGCTCCTATGTTGACTGGTTTTAAAACATTTGACCTCTTGGGAACCTTCTTTCCGATTGGAATCGGAGCAGGCGCAACTCTCGTTATTTTTTCAAAATTGATGGATTATGCCTTAAACAACTACCACTCACGCGTCTATCATTTCATCATCGGAATCGTCTTATCAAGTACTCTTTTGATCTTGATTCCAAATGCAGGAAACGCTGAAAGTATCCAATACACTGGTATTTCTCTTGTTGGGTATGTCATCATCGCCTTCTTCTTTGCACTTGGAATCTGGCTTGGTATTTGGATGAGCCAATTGGAGGATAAGTATAAATAA
- a CDS encoding GH25 family lysozyme: MRKKINPLILFGFFGIIIFILILNRPRFEDHPVKTKSNIAQVETQALHNIDKPVIDVSGWQRPEEINYDTLSQNISGAIVRVHSGAQTSKENDASYVNGVDKAFKTHITEFQKRNVPVGVYAYVAGKNVQEMEKAAEVFYNASSPYSPSYYWLDVEDKTMSNMNDGVEAFRAKLESLGAKNIGIYVGVYFMEEHSIDTDKFTSVWIPSYGSDSGFYEATPKTDLDYDIHQYTSKGKIAGFDHDLDINVISALKNKEETFRKLFLKP; the protein is encoded by the coding sequence ATGAGAAAGAAAATTAATCCGCTTATTTTATTTGGTTTTTTTGGGATTATAATTTTCATTTTAATCCTGAATCGCCCTCGTTTTGAGGACCATCCTGTAAAAACAAAGTCAAATATCGCGCAAGTAGAAACACAAGCGCTACACAATATAGATAAACCGGTAATTGATGTTTCTGGTTGGCAACGTCCTGAGGAAATTAATTACGATACTCTCTCCCAAAACATTTCTGGAGCTATTGTTCGCGTCCATAGTGGTGCTCAAACGTCCAAAGAGAACGATGCTTCCTATGTTAATGGTGTTGATAAGGCCTTTAAAACCCATATCACGGAGTTTCAAAAACGAAATGTCCCAGTTGGTGTCTATGCCTATGTAGCTGGAAAAAATGTACAGGAAATGGAAAAAGCTGCTGAAGTTTTTTATAACGCTTCATCTCCATACAGCCCTAGCTACTATTGGCTAGATGTGGAAGACAAAACCATGTCCAATATGAACGATGGGGTTGAAGCCTTTCGGGCAAAGCTAGAATCCCTAGGTGCCAAAAACATCGGAATCTACGTTGGGGTCTACTTCATGGAAGAACACAGTATTGATACAGATAAGTTTACCTCTGTTTGGATTCCTTCCTATGGTTCTGACTCAGGATTTTACGAGGCAACTCCTAAGACTGATTTAGATTACGACATTCATCAGTACACTTCTAAAGGAAAAATTGCTGGCTTTGACCACGATTTGGATATCAACGTTATCTCTGCCTTAAAGAACAAAGAAGAAACCTTTAGAAAACTCTTTTTAAAACCTTAA
- the glmU gene encoding bifunctional UDP-N-acetylglucosamine diphosphorylase/glucosamine-1-phosphate N-acetyltransferase GlmU, translating to MSNYAIILAAGKGTRMKSDLPKVLHKVAGISMLEHVFRSVGAIQPEKTVTVVGHKAELVEEVLAGQTEFVTQSEQLGTGHAVMMTEPILEGLSGHTLVIAGDTPLITGESLKNLIDFHINHKNVATILTAETDNPFGYGRIVRNDNAEVLRIVEQKDATDFEKQIKEINTGTYVFDNERLFESLKNINTNNAQGEYYITDVIGIFREAGEKVGAYTLKDFDESLGVNDRVALATAESVMRRRINHQHMVNGVSFVNPEAAYIDIDVEIAPEVQIETNVTLKGQTKIGAETVLTSGTYVVDSVIGEGAVITNSMIEESSVADGVTVGPYAHIRPGSILGAQVHIGNFVEVKGSSIGENTKAGHLTYIGNCEVGSNVNFGAGTITVNYDGKNKYKTVIGNNVFVGSNSTIIAPVELGDNSLVGAGSTITKDVPADAIAIGRGRQVNKDEYATRLPHHPKNQ from the coding sequence ATGTCAAATTATGCCATTATTTTAGCGGCGGGTAAAGGAACTCGCATGAAATCTGATTTGCCAAAAGTGTTGCACAAGGTTGCGGGTATTTCTATGTTGGAACATGTTTTCCGTAGTGTGGGAGCTATTCAGCCTGAAAAGACAGTAACAGTTGTCGGACACAAGGCAGAATTGGTTGAAGAGGTCTTGGCTGGACAGACAGAATTTGTGACTCAATCTGAACAGTTGGGTACTGGACATGCAGTTATGATGACAGAGCCTATCTTAGAAGGTTTGTCAGGTCACACCTTGGTTATTGCAGGAGATACTCCTTTAATCACTGGTGAAAGTTTGAAAAACTTGATTGATTTCCACATCAATCATAAAAATGTGGCCACTATCTTGACTGCTGAAACAGATAATCCTTTTGGCTATGGACGAATTGTACGTAATGATAATGCTGAGGTTCTTCGCATTGTTGAGCAAAAGGATGCTACAGATTTTGAAAAGCAAATCAAGGAAATCAACACTGGAACATACGTCTTTGACAACGAGCGTTTGTTTGAGTCTTTGAAAAATATCAATACCAATAACGCTCAAGGAGAATACTATATTACAGATGTTATTGGTATTTTCCGTGAAGCTGGTGAAAAAGTTGGCGCTTATACTTTGAAAGATTTTGATGAAAGTCTTGGGGTAAATGACCGCGTGGCTCTTGCGACTGCTGAGTCAGTTATGCGTCGTCGTATCAATCATCAGCACATGGTTAATGGTGTTAGCTTTGTCAATCCAGAAGCAGCTTATATCGATATTGATGTTGAGATTGCTCCTGAAGTTCAAATCGAAACCAATGTTACCTTGAAGGGTCAAACGAAAATTGGTGCTGAGACTGTTTTGACAAGCGGTACTTATGTAGTGGACAGCGTTATTGGAGAAGGAGCTGTTATTACCAACTCTATGATTGAGGAAAGCAGTGTTGCAGACGGTGTAACTGTTGGGCCTTATGCCCACATTCGTCCAGGATCAATTCTGGGTGCCCAAGTCCATATTGGAAACTTTGTTGAGGTTAAAGGTTCTTCTATCGGCGAGAATACTAAGGCTGGTCATTTGACTTATATCGGAAACTGTGAAGTGGGTAGCAACGTTAATTTTGGTGCAGGAACCATTACAGTCAACTATGACGGAAAAAACAAATACAAGACAGTTATCGGTAACAATGTTTTTGTTGGTTCAAATTCAACCATTATTGCGCCAGTTGAATTAGGTGACAATTCCCTCGTTGGTGCTGGTTCAACTATTACCAAAGACGTGCCAGCGGATGCTATTGCTATTGGTCGCGGTCGTCAGGTTAATAAAGATGAATATGCAACACGTCTTCCTCATCATCCTAAGAATCAGTAG
- a CDS encoding NUDIX hydrolase, which yields MEFEEKTLSRKEIYQGPIFKLVQDQVELPEGKGVAQRDLIFHNGAVCVLAVTDEQKLILVKQYRKAIEAVSYEIPAGKLEVGENTDPVAAALRELEEETAYTGKLELLYDFYSAIGFCNEKLKLYLASDLTKVENPRPQDEDETLKVLEVSLDEAKELIQSGHICDAKTIMAVQYWELHKK from the coding sequence ATGGAATTTGAAGAAAAAACGCTTAGCCGAAAAGAAATCTATCAAGGACCAATATTTAAACTGGTCCAAGATCAGGTTGAATTACCAGAAGGCAAAGGAGTTGCCCAACGGGATTTGATTTTCCACAATGGGGCTGTCTGTGTTTTAGCAGTAACGGATGAACAAAAACTTATCTTGGTCAAGCAGTACCGCAAAGCTATCGAGGCTGTCTCTTACGAAATTCCAGCAGGAAAACTTGAAGTAGGAGAAAATACAGACCCTGTCGCAGCAGCCTTGCGTGAATTAGAGGAAGAAACAGCCTATACAGGGAAGTTAGAACTCTTGTACGATTTTTACTCAGCCATTGGCTTCTGTAATGAAAAACTAAAACTATACCTAGCCAGCGATTTGACAAAGGTGGAAAATCCACGTCCGCAGGATGAAGATGAAACCTTGAAAGTCCTTGAAGTGAGCCTAGACGAAGCCAAGGAATTGATCCAATCAGGTCATATCTGCGATGCCAAGACAATTATGGCTGTTCAGTATTGGGAATTGCACAAAAAATAG